The following coding sequences are from one Paenarthrobacter ureafaciens window:
- the cls gene encoding cardiolipin synthase — translation MLFPFPLGPEWTWLLGVWVIAEVIMRIVLLGIIPGNRRPTTAMAWLLAVFLIPSVGFVLFLLFGNFRLSKRRREQQEAVNHRVRSVTSDLSDPTSEYSGPEWVRSAGELNHRLGSLPMVDGNKVELIPGYEESIKAMTEAIRGAKSYINAEFYIMSSDYVTDELLTELENATERGVTVRLLFDHIGTLRIKGYRRLKRRLKASKIQWRPMLPLLPIHGQWRRPDLRNHRKILVIDGLLAFTGSQNLIEPSYNNPKHRKVGRKWVELMARLEGPIVPTLNVVFATDWLSETDESLEDQLRLPEQSNPGRVTAQVVPSGPGFSTENNLRLFNTLIYSAQHRISICSPYFVPDDSLLYAITTAAQRGVDVELFVSEKGDQFLVHHAQRSYYEALLGAGVRIYLYRAPYVLHAKHFTIDDEVAVLGSSNMDMRSFSLNMEVSVMLLGADTVNLMRAVESTYREVSRELTLEDWVHRPPLAKYVDNVARLTATLQ, via the coding sequence ATGCTTTTCCCTTTTCCGCTGGGCCCTGAATGGACGTGGCTTTTGGGCGTTTGGGTCATTGCGGAAGTCATCATGCGCATTGTCCTCCTGGGCATCATTCCCGGTAATCGCCGCCCCACCACGGCCATGGCCTGGCTGCTGGCCGTCTTCCTGATTCCTTCCGTGGGCTTCGTCCTGTTCCTGCTGTTCGGCAACTTCAGGCTCTCCAAACGCCGGAGGGAACAGCAGGAAGCGGTCAACCACAGGGTCCGGTCCGTCACGTCCGATCTGTCCGACCCCACGAGCGAGTACTCCGGCCCGGAATGGGTCCGTTCGGCCGGCGAGCTTAACCACCGGCTGGGTTCCTTGCCCATGGTTGACGGAAACAAAGTGGAACTCATCCCGGGCTACGAAGAGTCCATCAAGGCCATGACAGAGGCCATCCGCGGGGCCAAGAGCTACATCAACGCCGAGTTCTACATCATGAGCAGCGACTACGTGACTGATGAACTGCTGACCGAACTGGAGAACGCCACGGAACGCGGCGTCACTGTCCGGTTGCTCTTTGACCACATTGGCACGCTCCGCATCAAGGGTTACCGGCGGTTGAAGCGCAGGCTCAAAGCGAGCAAGATCCAGTGGCGGCCCATGCTTCCCCTGCTACCCATCCACGGGCAGTGGCGTCGCCCCGATCTCCGTAACCACCGCAAGATCCTGGTGATCGACGGCTTGCTGGCTTTCACCGGTTCGCAGAACCTGATTGAGCCGTCCTACAACAACCCCAAGCATCGCAAGGTGGGTCGGAAATGGGTGGAGCTCATGGCCCGCCTCGAAGGTCCGATCGTTCCGACCCTCAACGTCGTCTTCGCCACCGACTGGCTCAGCGAGACCGACGAATCCCTTGAAGACCAGTTGCGCCTTCCGGAGCAGTCGAATCCAGGACGCGTCACGGCCCAGGTGGTGCCGAGCGGTCCGGGGTTCTCAACGGAGAACAACCTTCGCCTGTTCAACACGCTGATCTATTCGGCACAGCACCGGATCTCCATTTGCAGCCCGTACTTCGTCCCTGACGATTCACTGCTCTACGCCATCACCACTGCTGCCCAACGGGGAGTTGACGTGGAGTTGTTTGTCTCGGAAAAGGGCGATCAGTTCCTGGTCCACCACGCCCAACGGTCCTACTACGAAGCACTCCTGGGCGCGGGGGTCCGCATCTACCTGTACCGGGCTCCGTACGTCCTCCACGCCAAGCACTTCACGATCGACGACGAAGTGGCGGTGCTCGGTTCCAGCAACATGGACATGCGCTCCTTCTCCTTGAACATGGAGGTCTCGGTGATGCTCCTGGGCGCCGACACCGTGAACCTCATGCGGGCCGTGGAGTCCACGTATCGCGAGGTTTCCCGTGAGCTTACCCTCGAGGATTGGGTGCACAGACCCCCTCTTGCCAAGTATGTGGACAACGTGGCCCGGCTGACGGCCACCCTCCAGTAA
- a CDS encoding aminodeoxychorismate lyase, with protein MTSPAPTVLVFLDPAYPNGRVADSSQPQLMATDLGATRGDGVFESLLAVQGRPRKVQAHLNRLGSSAAALDLAIPGQDAWRSAIDTALAEFRTNYPAPTPEEDEVVVKLLVTRGVEGAATPTCWVQASPSPAGSRRQRETGIDVVLLDRGFDTEASERAPWLLLGAKTLSYAVNMAALRYAHKQGADDAIFTSTDGRVLEGPTSTVLLAHLETVDDGEGSVKTVRRLITPQLDSGILPGTSQGALFAAAKAAGWELGYGPLVPQDLFDADAVWLISSIRLIAPVNHINGQEIGSPAVRKQLTAELNQLFAGIE; from the coding sequence ATGACTTCTCCCGCGCCAACGGTCCTCGTTTTCCTTGATCCTGCCTACCCGAACGGCAGGGTGGCCGATTCCAGCCAGCCGCAGCTCATGGCCACGGATCTGGGTGCCACACGCGGTGACGGAGTCTTTGAATCCCTGCTCGCCGTCCAAGGCAGGCCTCGCAAGGTACAGGCGCACCTGAACCGCTTGGGCAGTTCCGCAGCGGCACTCGATCTGGCCATTCCGGGGCAGGATGCCTGGCGCAGCGCCATCGATACCGCCCTCGCCGAATTCCGCACGAACTACCCTGCTCCAACGCCCGAGGAAGACGAAGTCGTCGTCAAGCTCCTGGTGACCCGCGGCGTCGAAGGCGCCGCAACGCCCACGTGCTGGGTCCAGGCTTCGCCCTCACCCGCGGGCAGTCGCCGGCAGCGCGAGACGGGCATCGACGTCGTACTTCTTGACCGCGGTTTCGACACCGAGGCCAGCGAACGGGCGCCCTGGCTGCTGCTGGGCGCCAAGACGCTGTCCTACGCCGTGAACATGGCCGCGCTGCGTTACGCGCACAAGCAGGGGGCGGACGACGCCATCTTCACGTCCACCGACGGCCGCGTCCTTGAAGGGCCTACCTCCACGGTGCTGCTGGCCCACCTGGAGACGGTGGACGACGGCGAAGGTTCCGTCAAGACGGTCCGGCGCCTGATCACGCCCCAACTGGACAGCGGCATCCTGCCCGGCACGTCCCAAGGCGCCCTTTTTGCGGCGGCCAAGGCAGCGGGCTGGGAGCTCGGCTACGGTCCGCTGGTGCCTCAGGACCTCTTTGATGCTGATGCTGTCTGGTTGATTTCGAGCATTCGCTTGATCGCGCCCGTCAACCACATCAATGGCCAGGAAATCGGCTCGCCCGCAGTCCGCAAGCAGCTGACCGCTGAGTTGAACCAGCTTTTCGCGGGCATCGAATAG
- a CDS encoding amino acid permease translates to MGLSSPTHAEGSATDASSDRRPSDVDASDRGSSAEGLRRSMGARHLVMIAMGGVIGSGLFVSSGYTIATAGPLGAVIAFLVGAVVVYLVMACLGELAVAFPVSGAFHIYAARTIGPATGFATAWLYWLCWAVALGSEFTAAGLLMQRWFPDVDVWIWCFIFAAVLFTLNAISSRVFGESEFWFALIKVAAVVGLIILGGAALLGFHPLAQGDYPSLTENFTTSQGLFPNGFTGVFVTCLAVFYAFSGSELIGVAAGETEDPGKNIPKAMRTTVIRLMIFFVGAILVIAATIPYEKVSVDESPFVTVFSMLGIPFAADIMNFVIITALLSAGNCGLFSCARMLFSLADEGHAPKAFRKLTKRGIPMVALCVSMLGGLASLISSVVAPATVYLVLVSVAGFATVGVWMSIVASHFVYRRTFVRNGGDLSSLPYRAPLFPLVPILAFALCVVSLVGIAFDPNQVAALLFGIPFVGACYAVFYFKYGRRRRLPRAVEGKASVGS, encoded by the coding sequence ATGGGACTCAGCTCCCCAACACATGCCGAGGGATCGGCCACCGACGCGTCGTCGGACAGAAGGCCTTCAGACGTTGATGCATCGGATCGAGGGTCTTCCGCCGAAGGCCTTCGCCGTTCCATGGGTGCCCGCCACCTGGTGATGATCGCCATGGGCGGCGTCATCGGTTCGGGCCTGTTTGTCAGCTCGGGTTACACCATCGCCACCGCAGGACCACTGGGAGCCGTCATCGCTTTCCTCGTCGGCGCCGTGGTGGTCTACCTGGTCATGGCCTGCCTCGGGGAGCTCGCCGTTGCGTTCCCCGTCTCAGGCGCGTTCCACATTTATGCAGCGCGGACCATTGGGCCCGCCACCGGTTTCGCCACTGCCTGGTTGTATTGGCTCTGCTGGGCGGTGGCCCTGGGATCGGAGTTCACAGCAGCCGGGTTGCTCATGCAGCGCTGGTTCCCGGACGTCGACGTCTGGATCTGGTGCTTCATCTTCGCCGCCGTCCTCTTCACCCTCAATGCGATTTCATCGCGTGTCTTTGGCGAATCGGAGTTCTGGTTCGCGCTGATCAAGGTTGCCGCCGTCGTCGGGCTGATCATCCTGGGCGGCGCCGCTTTGCTGGGCTTCCACCCGCTGGCGCAGGGCGATTACCCGTCATTGACGGAGAACTTCACCACCTCCCAAGGCTTGTTCCCCAACGGCTTCACCGGCGTTTTTGTAACGTGCCTGGCCGTGTTCTATGCCTTCTCCGGTTCGGAACTCATCGGTGTGGCTGCGGGTGAAACCGAGGATCCGGGCAAGAACATCCCCAAGGCCATGCGCACCACGGTCATCCGGCTCATGATCTTCTTTGTCGGGGCGATTCTGGTCATCGCAGCAACCATCCCTTACGAGAAGGTCAGCGTTGACGAAAGCCCGTTCGTGACGGTGTTCTCCATGCTCGGCATCCCGTTCGCTGCGGACATCATGAACTTCGTGATCATCACAGCGTTGTTGTCCGCCGGCAACTGCGGCCTCTTCTCCTGTGCGCGGATGCTGTTCTCCCTCGCCGACGAGGGCCATGCGCCCAAGGCGTTCCGAAAACTCACCAAGCGCGGTATCCCCATGGTCGCACTCTGCGTCAGCATGCTGGGCGGGCTGGCATCGTTGATCAGCAGCGTCGTGGCACCCGCCACTGTTTACCTTGTGTTGGTCTCTGTTGCGGGCTTCGCAACCGTGGGCGTTTGGATGTCCATCGTGGCCTCGCACTTCGTTTACCGGCGGACCTTCGTACGGAACGGCGGCGACCTCTCCTCGCTCCCCTACCGCGCTCCGCTGTTCCCGCTGGTACCAATCCTCGCGTTTGCGCTGTGCGTTGTGTCCCTGGTGGGCATCGCCTTCGATCCCAACCAGGTTGCAGCGCTGCTGTTCGGCATCCCGTTCGTTGGTGCTTGCTACGCCGTCTTCTACTTCAAGTACGGACGACGCCGGCGGCTCCCCCGAGCGGTCGAGGGCAAGGCCTCTGTAGGCTCCTGA
- a CDS encoding carboxymuconolactone decarboxylase family protein, which produces MPEQETTPRLAGYLDKQQPDLYATLTHYSQQLVDEADRVGIPRKTLELINYLCSQINGCAFCLDLHHRRALKYGETEQRLSLVAVYREVGLFEAAEVLAMKIAEQITRMSTSRPSAELFAEAREHYSDEQISVICMAAIGINAFNRLSILSEHPVRVAKK; this is translated from the coding sequence ATGCCCGAACAGGAGACAACGCCGCGCCTCGCCGGCTATCTGGACAAGCAACAGCCGGACCTCTACGCCACGTTGACGCACTACTCGCAGCAGTTAGTGGATGAAGCCGACCGGGTGGGGATTCCGCGGAAGACCTTGGAACTCATCAACTACCTGTGTTCGCAAATCAACGGATGCGCGTTTTGCCTGGACCTTCATCACCGGCGGGCCTTGAAGTACGGAGAGACGGAGCAGCGGTTGTCCCTGGTTGCCGTCTACAGGGAAGTGGGGCTGTTCGAGGCCGCAGAGGTCCTGGCCATGAAGATTGCCGAGCAGATCACCCGAATGAGCACCTCCAGGCCCAGCGCCGAGCTCTTCGCTGAAGCCCGGGAGCACTATTCGGACGAGCAGATCAGCGTGATTTGCATGGCAGCAATCGGCATCAATGCCTTCAACAGGCTGTCCATACTGAGCGAGCATCCGGTCCGGGTGGCCAAGAAGTAG
- a CDS encoding PLP-dependent cysteine synthase family protein yields MVTTAHRKHGAHAATVPADALDASVLERVGNTPLVKLEALGRGLGSSIHIKLESENPGGSIKDRTALSMVRAAERSGELKPGATIVESTSGNTGIGLALIGRLTGHPVVVVTGDTISSEKLAALHNYGARVILTDWSAPSESPENARAVAARVVEGTPGAWRPMQFDNPANPLAHYRTTGPEIWEQTGGAVTHFVAGIGTGGTISGNGRYLKERVAKERPGGHVEVVGADPYGSAYSGGHPGEILVDGVGNSWPAAEWPKIFDRSIVDRFLRIPNDEVYTVVHRLLDEEGLSLGPSSGLTVAAALRVARAAPHGSVVVAIAPDAGTNYLSKAFNPQWLAENHIRLAVDIVPGE; encoded by the coding sequence ATGGTGACGACGGCACATCGGAAGCACGGCGCGCATGCTGCAACTGTCCCTGCCGATGCGCTGGACGCCTCCGTGCTGGAGCGGGTAGGGAACACCCCGCTGGTGAAGCTCGAAGCCCTGGGCCGCGGGTTGGGCAGCAGCATCCACATTAAGCTTGAGTCGGAGAATCCCGGCGGATCCATCAAGGACCGGACGGCCTTGAGCATGGTCCGGGCAGCCGAACGGTCCGGCGAGTTGAAGCCCGGGGCCACCATCGTGGAGAGTACGTCGGGCAATACGGGGATCGGCCTCGCGCTGATCGGGCGGCTCACCGGGCATCCGGTGGTGGTGGTCACCGGCGACACCATTTCCTCGGAAAAACTCGCCGCCTTGCACAACTACGGTGCGCGGGTGATCCTGACCGATTGGAGTGCGCCGTCCGAATCCCCGGAGAACGCCCGGGCCGTGGCTGCACGCGTTGTGGAGGGGACCCCCGGAGCTTGGCGTCCCATGCAGTTCGACAACCCGGCCAACCCCCTGGCGCATTACCGGACCACGGGACCGGAAATCTGGGAACAGACCGGGGGCGCCGTAACCCACTTCGTGGCGGGCATCGGCACTGGCGGGACCATCAGCGGCAACGGGCGGTACTTGAAGGAACGGGTGGCGAAGGAGCGGCCGGGCGGGCACGTAGAAGTGGTGGGCGCCGATCCCTACGGCTCCGCCTACAGCGGTGGCCATCCCGGCGAAATCCTGGTGGATGGCGTGGGGAACTCATGGCCGGCCGCGGAGTGGCCCAAGATCTTCGACCGCTCGATCGTTGACCGATTCCTCCGCATCCCCAACGACGAGGTCTACACAGTGGTGCACCGGCTTCTTGACGAAGAGGGCCTGTCCTTGGGGCCGTCGTCGGGACTCACTGTGGCAGCGGCCTTGCGGGTGGCCAGGGCGGCGCCCCACGGTTCGGTGGTGGTGGCGATAGCCCCCGACGCCGGCACGAACTACCTCAGCAAAGCCTTCAACCCGCAGTGGCTGGCTGAGAACCACATCCGCCTCGCGGTGGACATCGTCCCCGGCGAGTGA
- a CDS encoding aromatic amino acid ammonia-lyase, with translation MFPESKVLLIGTAPVHSESIAMAAAEDSCHVKLNHDALTLIGRSREVVEHVAASGERVYGLNTLLGSGRDTAVEEGSILAYQVQVVRYHNSGVGPYLSRAEARAVILARLVGFSRGGSGVRPETARFYADLLNRGVHPAIPAEGSVGSSDLTQLAAVAAVAIGEGEALDASGVLVPGAKALADAGLQPLTLHAGEALALVSANAYSVGAGTLALLRLRHVARLADVALALSLETIARYDGGGNLSPFSPAIQSAKAVDGQRESAAAVRRLLSGGWLEDVRPEVSVQDPLSFRAAPQTHGAFRSGVGQLAAALDVELNGRGDNPLVDLESGQMVSGGNFQPMQLALAFEGLRLALAHVGIPSERRIAKLYPPQRAIRAKHLAAAAGSGLVQEELPGLLWYSAAGLLAELKFLAAPATLGAPTLSADVEDHSTLAPLALQQLVKSVDAVEKLLAIEALTASYLLLEAGAAQPLGKGTAAVVGRLADVLADRPSAPELVEHARRELRIVVDGLRQGGNEW, from the coding sequence ATGTTTCCGGAGTCGAAGGTGCTGCTGATCGGGACGGCGCCCGTTCATTCAGAAAGCATCGCCATGGCGGCGGCGGAAGACTCCTGCCACGTGAAACTCAACCATGATGCCCTGACTTTGATCGGCCGTTCACGGGAAGTCGTGGAGCACGTGGCGGCCTCCGGCGAGCGGGTTTACGGCCTCAACACCCTCCTGGGGTCCGGCCGCGATACCGCTGTTGAGGAAGGCTCCATCCTTGCCTACCAAGTGCAGGTGGTCAGGTACCACAACAGCGGGGTGGGACCCTACCTGAGCCGCGCCGAAGCACGTGCCGTGATCCTCGCCCGCCTGGTCGGATTCAGTCGCGGCGGCTCCGGCGTCCGGCCCGAAACAGCCCGCTTCTACGCCGACCTCCTGAACCGTGGCGTCCACCCCGCCATCCCGGCCGAAGGTTCGGTGGGCTCTTCCGACCTCACCCAACTGGCCGCCGTCGCCGCCGTCGCGATCGGTGAGGGAGAAGCGCTTGACGCGTCCGGCGTCCTGGTGCCCGGCGCCAAGGCCCTCGCGGACGCCGGACTTCAGCCCCTCACGCTCCACGCCGGTGAGGCCTTGGCCCTCGTCAGCGCCAATGCCTATTCGGTAGGTGCCGGCACCCTCGCCTTGCTGAGGTTGCGGCATGTGGCCCGGCTTGCGGACGTCGCGCTCGCCCTCTCCCTGGAAACCATCGCAAGGTACGACGGCGGCGGCAACCTCAGCCCCTTCTCGCCGGCTATCCAATCGGCCAAGGCCGTGGACGGCCAACGGGAATCGGCCGCCGCCGTCCGCCGCCTGTTGAGCGGCGGGTGGCTGGAAGACGTACGCCCGGAAGTTTCCGTGCAGGACCCCCTGTCCTTCAGGGCTGCGCCTCAGACGCACGGGGCGTTCAGGTCCGGGGTGGGGCAGTTGGCGGCAGCGTTGGACGTGGAGTTGAACGGCAGGGGTGACAATCCGCTGGTGGACCTCGAATCGGGGCAGATGGTCTCCGGGGGCAATTTCCAGCCGATGCAGCTGGCGTTGGCCTTCGAGGGCTTGCGCTTGGCGCTCGCCCACGTGGGCATCCCGAGTGAACGCAGGATCGCCAAGCTCTACCCGCCGCAGCGTGCCATCCGGGCGAAGCACCTTGCCGCAGCGGCCGGGTCCGGCCTGGTGCAGGAAGAGTTGCCGGGGCTGCTGTGGTACTCGGCGGCCGGGCTCCTCGCCGAACTGAAATTCCTGGCAGCGCCGGCCACCCTTGGCGCACCCACCTTGTCCGCCGACGTCGAAGACCATTCAACCCTCGCGCCGCTCGCCCTGCAGCAACTGGTGAAATCCGTGGACGCCGTGGAGAAGCTGCTCGCCATTGAGGCCCTGACGGCGTCCTATCTGCTGCTCGAAGCGGGAGCTGCGCAGCCGCTGGGCAAGGGGACCGCCGCCGTCGTTGGCCGCCTTGCCGACGTCCTTGCAGACCGGCCGTCCGCCCCGGAACTTGTGGAGCACGCGCGGCGGGAGCTTCGGATTGTTGTTGACGGACTCCGGCAAGGTGGAAACGAATGGTGA
- a CDS encoding NtaA/DmoA family FMN-dependent monooxygenase (This protein belongs to a clade of FMN-dependent monooxygenases, within a broader family of flavin-dependent oxidoreductases, the luciferase-like monooxygenase (LMM) family, some of whose members use coenzyme F420 rather than FMN.), which translates to MNGQSSSTLKPMLHFGWFVGHGFGVQGWGTPGYSLGYDWKKPALYQEAVRAFERSGLDLFIIEDSLTVPDTYGGTAEVSLAHASFAPKHDPLALVPYLLSATEHLGIVPTISASFYPPFTAARLLATLQHFSEGQLGWNVVTSGSDLAAQNYGLDQQIEHDLRYEKAEEFVDVVRRLWRSWEPDAVLEDVEAGRFADHTKVHPINHDGQFFKVRGPLNTAPLPEEPVLVQAGASPRGKAFAGGHADVAIALARGVDGMKAYRDSIRAEAANAGRNPDDVKVLFVLKPTVVGSAAEGEELRARRKELTQRDIDSQLNSISYLSVIDFKQFDLDQPLPELSTNSNQGTLEHFAKAAPPGSTLRQILQARSGGAGDSIIGTAGEIADYLEETGEAVGGDGFLFSGFVDPVTVHGVLDKLTPELRRRGLLRKSYGNGGFRQNLLDF; encoded by the coding sequence GTGAACGGACAGAGCAGTTCTACACTCAAGCCCATGCTGCATTTCGGATGGTTCGTGGGCCATGGATTCGGTGTCCAGGGCTGGGGGACTCCCGGCTACAGCCTTGGCTATGACTGGAAGAAGCCTGCGCTCTACCAGGAGGCGGTCAGGGCTTTTGAACGGTCGGGGCTGGACCTGTTCATCATCGAAGATTCACTCACCGTCCCGGACACGTACGGCGGCACCGCGGAAGTGTCGCTCGCGCACGCGTCCTTCGCTCCGAAGCACGATCCCTTGGCCCTGGTGCCGTACCTGCTGTCCGCGACGGAACACCTTGGCATTGTGCCCACCATCAGCGCGTCCTTCTACCCGCCTTTCACCGCGGCCAGGCTCCTTGCCACCCTGCAGCATTTCTCCGAGGGCCAACTCGGCTGGAACGTGGTGACCTCCGGCAGCGACCTCGCCGCGCAGAATTACGGACTGGACCAGCAGATCGAGCACGACCTGCGTTACGAGAAGGCGGAGGAATTCGTCGACGTCGTCCGGCGGCTTTGGCGGAGCTGGGAACCGGACGCCGTGCTGGAGGACGTGGAGGCAGGCCGGTTTGCGGACCACACCAAAGTCCATCCCATCAACCACGACGGGCAGTTTTTCAAGGTCCGGGGTCCGCTGAATACGGCACCCCTTCCCGAGGAACCCGTACTGGTGCAGGCCGGTGCATCGCCCCGGGGCAAGGCGTTCGCGGGTGGCCACGCCGACGTCGCAATCGCCCTGGCCCGGGGCGTCGACGGGATGAAGGCCTACCGCGATTCCATCCGTGCCGAAGCCGCAAATGCAGGACGGAATCCCGACGACGTCAAGGTACTTTTTGTCCTCAAGCCCACCGTGGTGGGGTCTGCTGCGGAGGGGGAGGAACTGCGGGCACGGCGCAAGGAGCTGACGCAGCGGGACATCGACAGCCAGCTCAACTCGATCTCCTACCTTTCGGTGATCGACTTCAAGCAATTCGACCTCGATCAGCCCCTCCCCGAGCTGAGCACTAACAGTAACCAAGGAACGCTGGAACACTTCGCCAAAGCGGCTCCTCCCGGGTCCACGCTGCGGCAGATCCTGCAGGCCCGCAGCGGCGGCGCCGGTGATTCGATCATCGGGACCGCCGGAGAGATCGCCGACTACCTCGAGGAGACGGGCGAGGCCGTGGGCGGTGACGGCTTCCTGTTTTCCGGGTTCGTCGATCCGGTGACGGTGCATGGGGTCCTGGACAAACTGACTCCCGAACTTCGTCGCCGCGGCCTGCTGAGGAAAAGCTATGGCAACGGCGGTTTCCGGCAGAATCTCCTGGATTTCTGA
- a CDS encoding DUF1737 domain-containing protein, with product MPEPIEERLSYRLITGPDTRDFCERISNALAEGYVLHGSPSATFNGTDVIVAQAVVLPAAVASADAAVANAVDELENYEDEAAFEGHA from the coding sequence ATGCCTGAACCCATCGAAGAGAGACTTTCCTACCGTTTGATCACGGGCCCGGACACCCGGGACTTCTGCGAACGGATCAGCAACGCCCTCGCTGAAGGCTACGTCCTGCATGGCAGCCCGTCGGCCACCTTCAACGGAACGGACGTCATCGTGGCACAGGCAGTGGTGTTGCCTGCCGCCGTCGCCAGCGCGGATGCCGCCGTGGCCAATGCCGTGGATGAGCTGGAGAACTACGAAGACGAGGCAGCATTCGAGGGCCACGCATGA
- a CDS encoding rhodanese-like domain-containing protein: MSYAGDLTPQDAWAKLQDGAILVDVRTEGEWAHIGIPDTKATENDPLFIQWNLAGGVPNSRFIEDLQQQAPEGDGVELVFLCRSGQRSIAAAIAATQAGFTAYNVLEGFEGEPDRYGERTVNGWKNRGLPTNLGNE, encoded by the coding sequence ATGAGCTACGCCGGAGACCTGACCCCGCAGGATGCCTGGGCGAAGCTGCAGGACGGTGCCATCCTGGTGGACGTCCGCACCGAGGGCGAGTGGGCCCACATCGGCATCCCCGACACCAAGGCCACGGAAAACGATCCCCTGTTCATCCAGTGGAACCTTGCAGGCGGCGTCCCGAACTCCCGCTTCATCGAAGACCTGCAGCAACAGGCACCCGAGGGAGACGGCGTTGAGCTTGTGTTCCTTTGCCGGTCCGGCCAGCGCTCCATTGCTGCGGCCATCGCCGCAACCCAGGCAGGTTTCACCGCCTACAACGTCCTCGAAGGCTTCGAAGGTGAACCGGACCGTTACGGCGAACGAACCGTCAACGGCTGGAAAAACCGCGGCCTGCCAACCAACCTTGGAAACGAATAA
- a CDS encoding O-succinylhomoserine sulfhydrylase — MTFNPDAAGWNPDTQAVRGGLDRTNFQETAEPVFLNSGFVYESAAAAERAFTGEDERFVYSRYGNPSVATFQERLRLLEGTEACFATASGMSAVFTALGALLGAGDRVVAARSLFGSCFVILNEILPRWGVETVFVDGPDLDQWRSALAQPTTAVFFESPSNPMQEIVDIAAVSELAHAAGATVVVDNVFATPLLQRCGELGADVIVYSGTKHIDGQGRVLGGAILGTKEFIEGPVKQLMRHTGPSLSAFNAWVLTKGLETMGLRVNHSSASALKIAEWLEDQPAINWVKYPLLTSHPQYELAAKQMKAGGTVLTFELSPSSGRSAKEAAFALLDGLRVIDISNNLGDSKSLITHPATTTHRAMGPEGRAAIGLSDGVVRLSVGLEDVNDLILDLEKALKQV, encoded by the coding sequence GTGACTTTCAACCCTGACGCCGCCGGCTGGAATCCAGACACCCAAGCCGTTCGCGGTGGCCTTGACCGTACCAATTTCCAGGAAACGGCGGAGCCCGTCTTCCTCAACTCCGGCTTCGTCTACGAGTCGGCTGCAGCTGCCGAGCGCGCCTTCACCGGAGAAGACGAACGCTTCGTCTACTCCCGCTACGGCAACCCCTCCGTTGCCACCTTCCAGGAGCGGCTGCGTCTCCTTGAAGGCACCGAAGCCTGCTTCGCGACGGCGTCGGGCATGTCCGCAGTCTTCACAGCCCTTGGTGCCCTGCTGGGCGCCGGCGACCGGGTGGTTGCCGCCCGCTCGCTCTTCGGTTCCTGCTTTGTGATCCTCAACGAGATCCTGCCGCGGTGGGGCGTGGAGACCGTGTTCGTGGACGGCCCCGACCTGGACCAGTGGCGCTCTGCCCTCGCCCAGCCCACCACCGCGGTGTTCTTCGAGTCCCCGTCCAACCCGATGCAGGAGATCGTGGACATCGCTGCCGTCAGCGAGCTCGCGCACGCCGCCGGGGCAACAGTGGTGGTGGACAACGTCTTTGCCACTCCCCTGCTCCAGCGCTGCGGCGAGCTCGGCGCCGACGTCATTGTGTACTCCGGCACCAAGCACATCGACGGCCAAGGCCGCGTACTGGGCGGCGCGATCCTGGGCACCAAGGAGTTCATCGAAGGCCCGGTCAAGCAACTCATGCGGCACACCGGGCCGTCATTGTCCGCGTTCAACGCGTGGGTGCTGACCAAGGGCCTGGAGACCATGGGCCTGCGGGTGAACCACAGTTCCGCCTCTGCGCTGAAGATTGCCGAATGGCTGGAAGACCAGCCTGCGATCAACTGGGTCAAATACCCCTTGCTCACATCCCACCCGCAGTATGAGCTGGCCGCCAAGCAGATGAAGGCCGGCGGTACCGTGTTGACGTTCGAGCTTTCGCCGTCGTCCGGCCGCTCCGCCAAGGAAGCCGCGTTCGCCTTGCTCGACGGGTTGCGGGTCATCGACATCTCCAACAACCTGGGCGACTCGAAGTCGCTCATTACCCACCCGGCTACCACCACCCACAGGGCCATGGGACCCGAAGGCCGTGCAGCCATCGGGCTCTCCGACGGCGTGGTCCGGTTGTCCGTTGGGCTCGAGGACGTCAACGACCTCATCCTGGATCTGGAGAAGGCCCTCAAACAGGTCTAA